In Pirellula sp. SH-Sr6A, the DNA window CTCGCCGCGCGCTCCATCAAGAGAATCATGTTAGGAGTCGAAAAGACCACGGCACTTCGGCGCATCGCCTTGCCATCGTCGCCAAACCCTTTTCGGTTTACACCGAGATGGATGGTGTGCTCGCTGCCGACCGTCCAAGTCAACTCAGCTCGATCGCCAACCTTGAGTCCCTCGATCATGAGAACCTACTGGAGCAAAGGTAAAGGAGCGGACTGGGCCTGTTTTGCGAACCGTGTTGAAATCGATCGGACCAATCCTCGGCAAACGTTTTCGAATGGCTTCGATAGTTGAGGATCTTTCAACGCTTCCGCGAGCCGACCTTCGTCCGATTCCCTTCGCAGCGCGATTTGAATCGGGACTTCTCCTAGAAAAGGAACACCCAGTTCCTCTGCCTTGGCCCGTGCGCCTCCCTTGCCAAAGATCTCGTAGGTCTTTCCCGTTTCAGGATCGGTGAACCCGCTCATGTTCTCTACGACCCCCAGAACAGGGACGCTGGTCTTTTCAAACATTGCAATCGCCTTGCCTGCATCGAGGAGCGCGACCTCTTGAGGGGTGCAAACGATTACCGTACCTGTCAGGGGCAAAATTTGTGACAGGGTGAGCGCAACGTCCCCGGTACCAGGAGGCATGTCGATGATCAAGTAGTCCAGTTCTCCCCAAGCCGTATCGCGCAGGAACTGGGTGATTGATCCGTGCAACATGGGGCCACGCCATACGACGGCTTGGTCCTTTCCGACGAGAAAGCCCATCGACATCACAGGCATGGTCCCGGAGCAAATAGGCTGAATCTTTCCATCGACAATTTCAGGTCGTCCATCCAAGCCCAACAAGTGCGGAATACTGGGGCCGTAGACGTCCGCGTCCATCAAGCCCACTTTGGAACCGAGCTTCTCCAAGGTCAGCGCAATCGATGCCGCCAAAGAACTCTTCCCGACGCCCCCTTTGCCAGCAGCGATGGCAATCACACACTTCGCACGCAATCCGATTTGACCGATCGGCGGAGCCGGTTTGTACAACGACTCAACCTTGACCTGCACGTCCTGCACGCCGGGGACATGGGCCAAGATGTGCCCCTTCAATCGATCGACCAGCTCATCGGCGATCGGCTTCATCATGGAGGAAATGCTATAGCGACAGGAAACCACTCCACCGCTCACAGAGCAATCTCCGACTTGACCGCTGGGTCCCACCGCTTTTCCGGTCTCGGGATCGATAAAGGTTTCGAGTGCGGACTTTAACTGCTGATGGATATCGAGATCGGTCATGGTTCTACTGTTGGCAAGTGGCGAAATCAGAACCAATCAGTTTACCGAACCGGCAAATTTAAGGGAGTCGCAATCCCTTGTCCTCTACCCCACGATTCGCCGATAAACCTGGGCGGTCATTTGAGCCATATGCGTATCGGAGAAATGATCCCTCTGTCTCGCGACCGCTCGCTGGCTCATTTCAGTCCAGCGGCTGCGGCTCGCCATGAATTCCGTAATGGCTTGCGCTAAGGATTCGGGATCCTGCGGTTCCGCGAGAAAACCTTCCTCGCCGTAGCGGATAACCTCGGGAGTTCCCTCGACACGTGTGGCAATCACAGGCACCCCTACGGCCAACGCCTCGAGCACCACCATCGGCATCCCTTCGCCGAACAAGCTCGGAAGAACCATCGCATCGAACCCCCTCATCACCTCGGGAATATCGCGACGAAAGCCATGGAATCGAACGATGCGTT includes these proteins:
- a CDS encoding Mrp/NBP35 family ATP-binding protein, with protein sequence MTDLDIHQQLKSALETFIDPETGKAVGPSGQVGDCSVSGGVVSCRYSISSMMKPIADELVDRLKGHILAHVPGVQDVQVKVESLYKPAPPIGQIGLRAKCVIAIAAGKGGVGKSSLAASIALTLEKLGSKVGLMDADVYGPSIPHLLGLDGRPEIVDGKIQPICSGTMPVMSMGFLVGKDQAVVWRGPMLHGSITQFLRDTAWGELDYLIIDMPPGTGDVALTLSQILPLTGTVIVCTPQEVALLDAGKAIAMFEKTSVPVLGVVENMSGFTDPETGKTYEIFGKGGARAKAEELGVPFLGEVPIQIALRRESDEGRLAEALKDPQLSKPFENVCRGLVRSISTRFAKQAQSAPLPLLQ